A genomic segment from Luteolibacter ambystomatis encodes:
- a CDS encoding type II secretion system protein — translation MDCKNTRTEKPTFRSKGFTLVELLVVIAIIVVLATVSTGIAGRAIQKAKQTQALSQFRDVSVGIQGFIGDYSRPPLPEAARTEGIDTVYGGPSSEEKTNFVMGALMPNDTTHFVDIQDKIKSVNPRGEVYANIALSPKKMMGMGEDGILYDPWGKEILIAVNAPPYQDETATGAGGVKDRFLDTSNLAVYIDAKPRDQDYVLWTYGKDGKKGKPASKPDAIVGLAGSDDVVSFR, via the coding sequence ATGGATTGTAAAAATACCCGGACTGAAAAACCCACCTTCCGTTCCAAGGGCTTCACATTGGTCGAGTTGCTTGTCGTGATTGCGATCATCGTGGTGCTGGCCACCGTTTCCACGGGCATTGCCGGACGAGCCATTCAGAAGGCGAAGCAAACCCAGGCGCTCTCCCAATTCCGCGATGTTTCCGTGGGAATCCAAGGTTTCATCGGGGATTACTCACGTCCTCCGCTGCCGGAGGCCGCGCGCACCGAGGGAATCGACACCGTTTATGGAGGCCCATCCTCAGAGGAGAAAACCAACTTCGTGATGGGGGCTCTGATGCCGAATGACACCACCCATTTCGTGGACATCCAGGATAAGATCAAGAGCGTGAATCCGCGCGGCGAAGTTTATGCGAATATCGCCCTCTCCCCGAAGAAGATGATGGGAATGGGTGAGGATGGCATCCTCTACGATCCCTGGGGCAAGGAGATCCTCATCGCGGTGAATGCTCCGCCCTATCAGGATGAGACCGCCACGGGTGCCGGTGGCGTCAAGGACCGCTTCCTCGATACCAGCAATCTCGCCGTGTACATTGATGCCAAGCCGCGCGACCAGGACTATGTGCTGTGGACCTACGGCAAGGATGGCAAGAAGGGCAAGCCCGCCTCCAAGCCCGATGCCATCGTCGGCCTTGCGGGTTCGGATGATGTGGTTTCGTTCCGATAA